The DNA sequence gttaatgtgagtgtagcataATGTGAAATGCTCCAAGAATGATATGGCTATTTCATGTGGATATGGCTGTTGTTTGCATTATAGTGCCATAGTTGAACTTAATATAGTTACTATGAATATATGAAAAAACTATGTAATTACAATGTGTAATATTAATAGTATGTAATAACAGCCTCAACGCCTCTTCCAGCTCTACAGGTCCAACATGCCTCTTGGCGACATGAGGACACCCCTGCTGTCCAACTCATTTGACACCCCAGAGGAATCCCTGCCCTGTGACCCGGGTAACCCCACAGTGGGCATCCTAGGCTCAGGTGATTACTCCCGCTCCCTGGCTGTGCGATTAGTTGCCTGTGGTTATAGGGTAGTGGTCGGCAGCCGTGACCCAAAGCATATAGCCACCGGACAGTTTCCTGATGGGGTTCAGCTTCTCACACAGCGGGAGGCGATGGTTGGCACAGAGAAAGTTGTCTTTGCTGCACTCTACCCTGAACACTACCACACCCTGGTGGGGTTGAGGGATGTGCTGGCTGGGAAGGTGCTGGTGGATGTGAGCAATGCCACCAAGCTTAACAGTGGAGAGCCATCTAACGCTGAGAGGCTGGCAGAGCTGTTCCCAGAGAGCAGAGTGGTGAAGGGCTTCAATGTGGTCTCAGCCTGGGCCCTACAGACTGGAGCTCATGACGGCAGCAGGCAGGTAAGAGAGTaatcatgtatatactgtacatacaactCCACACATTGTATAAAGTGGCAAGAAAAAGAATGTGAACcatttggaaatacctggatttctgcataaattggtcatcaaatttgaacAGATCTTCATCTAGGTAACAATAATAGAcgaacacagtctgcttaaactaataacacacaaacaattatacatgttcatgtctttattgaacccgccatgtaaacattcacagtgcagggtgggaaaagtatttgAACCCTTAATAACtgtttgaccctcctttggcagcaataatctcaaccaaacgttttctgtagttgcggatcagacctgcaagGTCAGGAGAagttcctctttacaaaactgtttcagttcagcaatattcttgggatgtctggtgtgaactgttctcttgaggtcatgctacagcatctcaatcgggttgaggtcaggactctgactgggccactccaggaggcgtattttcttctgttgaagccattctgttgttgatttacgtctgtgttttgggtcgttgtccagttgcatcacccaacttctgttagGCTATccgtctgccaattgaagctcaacattctcctgcaaaatgtcttgataaacttgggaattcatttttccgtcgatgatatcAAGCTCTCCAGGCCCtcaggcagcaaagcagccccaaaccatgatgctccctccaccgtactttacagttggtatgagttttgatgttggtgtgctctgcctttttttctccacacatagtattgtgtgttccttccaaacaactcaactgtagtttaatctatccacagaatattttgcaaGTAGCTCGCTGGAACATCCAGGTgttcttttgcaaacttcagatgtgcagcaataggttttttggacagcagtgacttcttccgTAGTgacctcccatgaacaccattcttgtttagtgttttacatattgtagactcgtcaacagaaatgttagcatgttccagagatttctgtaagtctttagctgacactctaggattatTTTTAACCTCATTGAgaattctgcgctgtgctcttgcagtcatctttgcaggacggccattCCTAGGGAGAGTAGCTACAGTGCTGAGCTTTCTCCATTTACAGACAATTTGTcctaccgtggactgatgaacatcaaggctttgagagatacttttgtaaccctttccagctttatgcaagtcttCTGAGATCtgttttgttcgaggcatggttcacatcaggcaatgcttcttgtgaatagcaatcAGGCAATGctttttgtgagtgtttttttatagggcaaggtaGCTCTAACAACATCTCTAATCTCGTCTCATTggttggactccaggttagctgacccccgactccaattagcttttggagaagtcattagcttaggggttcacatacttttcccaacctacactgtatgaatgtttaaaatatgtattcaatacagacaagaaaaatacaatagtgtgtgtgttattggtttaagcacactatgtttgtctattgttgtgacttagatgaaggtcAGATCAAatgtgatgaccaatttatgcagaaatccaggtaattccaaagggttcacatacttcttATTGCCACTGTATGTAGTTATAGACTTAGCACACTGACAGGCACTCACCCACACAATGTGAGCCTCCATTTCTCCTAATCAGTCCTCTCCCCCCTGCCCCTCCCAGGTCCTGATCAGCAGTGACTGTCCTGAGGCCAAGAGAACTGTGATCCAGCTGGCTCGCTGTATGAGTTTCCTGGCGGTGGACATGGGAGGCCTTGCTAGCTCTAGGCACGTTGAGGACGCCCCCCTGCGCCTCTTCCCATCCTGGGGCGGCCCCCTAATGGTCACCTTCCTCCTCATCCTTTTCTTCTACGGCTACAACTTCCTGCGTGGTGTTCTCATGCCCTATCTGTCCCGGGGGCAAAACAACTTCTACCAGCTACCCCTGGAGACGGTGAACGAGACGCTGCCAGCAGTGGCCCTGGTGATCCTGGCGCTGGTCTACCTCCCGGGACTGTGGGCTGCCGCACTGCAGCTGGTCCGGGGAACAAAGTACAGCCACTTCCCCGGCTGGCTGGACCACTGGATGGGGAGACGCAAACAGCTAGGCCTGCTGAGCTTCCTATGTGCCGGGCTGCATGCGGTCTACAGTATGTGTCTGACCCTGCGCAAGGCTTCCCAATACAGGCTGCTGGATGCAGCGTACAGACAGGTGAGTGGTTGGAGTCAGTTGAACAGGTTGAACTCGTAGTCAGTTCAACATCTATAATCCATCAGTaggggactatccaaataaaatgTTACCAACCGTGGTTGGTGATGTCACTGCTGTGGAGCAGTAGGCCAGGGCTGCATTTTGAACTCTCTATGAGTGTGAACTAGACGTGACAGAGTGTGGCTGAGGCCTAATTAACAGACTGACTCCGTTAAGAGCTGCTTCTTGGGGGCAGGATGCTCTCACGCATCCAGCTCACCCATAGAGCGTTGTTCACAAGTGGGAGAAGGCAGTGCACGCTCATTAGTTGATCCACAGATGAAGTGTTCCTCTCACACTTTTCTCACAGTCTCCCAGTGTTTTAATGCTTTTAACTGCATCAGCGAATCATTTGGTTTTCCACTAACCGGTCTTTGTGCCCCTTCAGGTGAAGGCGGGAGTGGAGCATTCCTGGGAGGAGCCTCAGGTGTGGAGATCGGACTTTTATCTGTCCTCTGGCATTCTGGGACTTGGTGTTCTGACTCTTCTGGCCATCACATCTCTACCCTCGGTGGGTAACGCTCTCAGTTGGAGAGAGTTCACTTTTGTACAGGTGAGTAGCTAACAGCACGATACTTGACACTTTTGTACAGGTGAGTAGCTAACAGCACGATACTTGACACTTTTGTATGCACCCGTAGTTTATTGCAACATTTTGAGCGGTTTTCTGTCATCTGTCTCCAGTCAGGATTGGGGTACGCTGCCttgactctctccatcatgcACACCCTCTTCTTCAGCTGGGACTTTGCTTTCTTCTCATATGCTTACCCTTACTACATGCCCCCCACATACCTGCTGGCACTGATCCTGCCCTGTCTGGTCCTGGTGGGTCGGCTCTTCCTGGCACTGCCCTGCCTGGCGTTCAGACTGGCAAAGATACGTCGAGGCTGGGAGAGTCCATGCCACCACCCTCCTCAGACCCAAGAGGACACCGCCAATGGCGTGCTGCCCAGGGACTTAAGTGGTGATGTGTGACGGTCCAATCAAGTAGAGACTCATTTTCTAGCTCTGATGAAAGGGATGGTTCGTTGTACGTATTTTGTCTGACACACACTATGGCACTTTTTAAT is a window from the Oncorhynchus tshawytscha isolate Ot180627B linkage group LG03, Otsh_v2.0, whole genome shotgun sequence genome containing:
- the steap3 gene encoding metalloreductase STEAP3, translating into MPLGDMRTPLLSNSFDTPEESLPCDPGNPTVGILGSGDYSRSLAVRLVACGYRVVVGSRDPKHIATGQFPDGVQLLTQREAMVGTEKVVFAALYPEHYHTLVGLRDVLAGKVLVDVSNATKLNSGEPSNAERLAELFPESRVVKGFNVVSAWALQTGAHDGSRQVLISSDCPEAKRTVIQLARCMSFLAVDMGGLASSRHVEDAPLRLFPSWGGPLMVTFLLILFFYGYNFLRGVLMPYLSRGQNNFYQLPLETVNETLPAVALVILALVYLPGLWAAALQLVRGTKYSHFPGWLDHWMGRRKQLGLLSFLCAGLHAVYSMCLTLRKASQYRLLDAAYRQVKAGVEHSWEEPQVWRSDFYLSSGILGLGVLTLLAITSLPSVGNALSWREFTFVQSGLGYAALTLSIMHTLFFSWDFAFFSYAYPYYMPPTYLLALILPCLVLVGRLFLALPCLAFRLAKIRRGWESPCHHPPQTQEDTANGVLPRDLSGDV